In the genome of Gadus morhua chromosome 14, gadMor3.0, whole genome shotgun sequence, one region contains:
- the LOC115559184 gene encoding uncharacterized protein LOC115559184 isoform X2 translates to MVSGLIRRYSEAGVDRMVSGLIRRYSEAGVDRMVSGLIRRYSEAGVDRMVSGLIRRYSEAGVDRMVSGLIRRYSEAGVDRMVSGLIRRYSEAGVDRMVSGLIRRYSEAGVDRMVSGLIRRYSEAGVDRMVSGLIRRYSEAGVDRMVSGLIRRYSEAGVDRMVSGLIRRYSEAGVDRMVSGLIRRYSEAGVDRMVSGLIRRYSEAGVDRMVSGLIRRYSEAGVDRMVSGLIRRYSEAGVDRMVSGLIRRYSEAGVDRMVSGLIRRYSEAGVDRMVSGLIRRYSEAGVDRMVSGLIRRYSEAGVDRMVSGLIRRYSEAGVDRMVSGLIRRYSEAGVAPPVLLYVDCGCCEEAGGESELKARFGGWPDLVIRLDVWHFLRRLAAGCTTDAHALYPIFMAKLSVCLFEWDPEDVALLRHAKREELRREALPSGRAEPVEPGPGCCCCG, encoded by the exons ATGGTGTCAGGCCTCATCAGGCGCTACAGCGAGGCGGGCGTGGACCGGATGGTGTCAGGCCTCATCAGGCGCTACAGCGAGGCGGGCGTGGACCGGATGGTGTCAGGCCTCATCAGGCGCTACAGCGAGGCGGGCGTGGACCGGATGGTGTCAGGCCTCATCAGGCGCTACAGCGAGGCGGGCGTGGACCGGATGGTGTCAGGCCTCATCAGGCGCTACAGCGAGGCGGGCGTGGACCGGATGGTGTCAGGCCTCATCAGGCGCTACAGCGAGGCGGGCGTGGACCGGATGGTGTCAGGCCTCATCAGGCGCTACAGCGAGGCGGGCGTGGACCGGATGGTGTCAGGCCTCATCAGGCGCTACAGCGAGGCGGGCGTGGACCGGATGGTGTCAGGCCTCATCAGGCGCTACAGCGAGGCGGGCGTGGACCGGATGGTGTCAGGCCTCATCAGGCGCTACAGCGAG GCGGGCGTGGACCGGATGGTGTCAGGCCTCATCAGGCGCTACAGCGAGGCGGGCGTGGACCGGATGGTGTCAGGCCTCATCAGGCGCTACAGCGAGGCGGGCGTGGACCGGATGGTGTCAGGCCTCATCAGGCGCTACAGCGAGGCGGGCGTGGACCGGATGGTGTCAGGCCTCATCAGGCGCTACAGCGAGGCGGGCGTGGACCGGATGGTGTCAGGCCTCATCAGGCGCTACAGCGAGGCGGGCGTGGACCGGATGGTGTCAGGCCTCATCAGGCGCTACAGCGAGGCGGGCGTGGACCGGATGGTGTCAGGCCTCATCAGGCGCTACAGCGAGGCGGGCGTGGACCGGATGGTGTCAGGCCTCATCAGGCGCTACAGCGAGGCGGGCGTGGACCGGATGGTGTCAGGCCTCATCAGGCGCTACAGCGAGGCGGGCGTGGACCGGATGGTGTCAGGCCTCATCAGGCGCTACAGCGAGGCGGGCGTGGACCGGATGGTGTCAGGCCTCATCAGGCGCTACAGCGAG GCGGGCGTGGCTCCCCCTGTACTCCTCTACGTGGACTGTGGCTGCTGCGAGGAGGCGGGAGGGGAGAGCGAGCTGAAGGCCAGGTTCGGCGGCTGGCCAGACCTCGTCATCCGGCTGGACGTCTGGCACTTCCTTCGGCGGCTTGCGGCCGGATGCACGACGGACGCCCACGCCCTGTACCCCATCTTCATGGCCAAGCTCTCCGTCTGCCTTTTTGAGTGGGACCCTGAAGATGTGGCCCTTCTGCGCCACGCCAAGAGGGAGGAGCTCCGGAGGGAGGCTCTACCTTCTGGACGGGCTGAACCGGTGGAACCAGGaccgggctgctgctgctgtggctga
- the LOC115559184 gene encoding uncharacterized protein LOC115559184 isoform X1 encodes MVSGLIRRYSEAGVDRMVSGLIRRYSEAGVDRMVSGLIRRYSEAGVDRMVSGLIRRYSEAGVDRMVSGLIRRYSEAGVDRMVSGLIRRYSEAGVDRMVSGLIRRYSEAGVDRMVSGLIRRYSEAGVDRMVSGLIRRYSEAGVDRMVSGLIRRYSEAGVDRMVSGLIRRYSEAGVDRMVSGLIRRYSEAGVDRMVSGLIRRYSEAGVDRMVSGLIRRYSEAGVDRMVSGLIRRYSEAGVDRMVSGLIRRYSEAGVDRMVSGLIRRYSEAGVDRMVSGLIRRYSEAGVDRMVSGLIRRYSEAGVDRMVSGLIRRYSEAGVDRMVSGLIRRYSEAGVDRMVSGLIRRYSEAGVAPPVLLYVDCGCCEEAGGESELKARFGGWPDLVIRLDVWHFLRRLAAGCTTDAHALYPIFMAKLSVCLFEWDPEDVALLRHAKREELRREALPSGRAEPVEPGPGCCCCG; translated from the exons ATGGTGTCAGGCCTCATCAGGCGCTACAGCGAGGCGGGCGTGGACCGGATGGTGTCAGGCCTCATCAGGCGCTACAGCGAGGCGGGCGTGGACCGGATGGTGTCAGGCCTCATCAGGCGCTACAGCGAGGCGGGCGTGGACCGGATGGTGTCAGGCCTCATCAGGCGCTACAGCGAGGCGGGCGTGGACCGGATGGTGTCAGGCCTCATCAGGCGCTACAGCGAGGCGGGCGTGGACCGGATGGTGTCAGGCCTCATCAGGCGCTACAGCGAGGCGGGCGTGGACCGGATGGTGTCAGGCCTCATCAGGCGCTACAGCGAGGCGGGCGTGGACCGGATGGTGTCAGGCCTCATCAGGCGCTACAGCGAGGCGGGCGTGGACCGGATGGTGTCAGGCCTCATCAGGCGCTACAGCGAGGCGGGCGTGGACCGGATGGTGTCAGGCCTCATCAGGCGCTACAGCGAG GCGGGCGTGGACCGGATGGTGTCAGGCCTCATCAGGCGCTACAGCGAGGCGGGCGTGGACCGGATGGTGTCAGGCCTCATCAGGCGCTACAGCGAGGCGGGCGTGGACCGGATGGTGTCAGGCCTCATCAGGCGCTACAGCGAGGCGGGCGTGGACCGGATGGTGTCAGGCCTCATCAGGCGCTACAGCGAGGCGGGCGTGGACCGGATGGTGTCAGGCCTCATCAGGCGCTACAGCGAGGCGGGCGTGGACCGGATGGTGTCAGGCCTCATCAGGCGCTACAGCGAGGCGGGCGTGGACCGGATGGTGTCAGGCCTCATCAGGCGCTACAGCGAGGCGGGCGTGGACCGGATGGTGTCAGGCCTCATCAGGCGCTACAGCGAGGCGGGCGTGGACCGGATGGTGTCAGGCCTCATCAGGCGCTACAGCGAGGCGGGCGTGGACCGGATGGTGTCAGGCCTCATCAGGCGCTACAGCGAGGCGGGCGTGGACCGGATGGTGTCAGGCCTCATCAGGCGCTACAGCGAGGCGGGCGTGGACCGGATGGTGTCAGGCCTCATCAGGCGCTACAGCGAGGCGGGCGTGGCTCCCCCTGTACTCCTCTACGTGGACTGTGGCTGCTGCGAGGAGGCGGGAGGGGAGAGCGAGCTGAAGGCCAGGTTCGGCGGCTGGCCAGACCTCGTCATCCGGCTGGACGTCTGGCACTTCCTTCGGCGGCTTGCGGCCGGATGCACGACGGACGCCCACGCCCTGTACCCCATCTTCATGGCCAAGCTCTCCGTCTGCCTTTTTGAGTGGGACCCTGAAGATGTGGCCCTTCTGCGCCACGCCAAGAGGGAGGAGCTCCGGAGGGAGGCTCTACCTTCTGGACGGGCTGAACCGGTGGAACCAGGaccgggctgctgctgctgtggctga
- the LOC115559192 gene encoding tripartite motif-containing protein 5, with protein sequence MEENPPPLKHYLTCSVCTEILKDPVSLGCHHSFCSSCLQNFWAQAENKNCPVCKRKSSKDIADNFSLKELADSFTGRQRSGPSDEAQVRRSRHQELLEKYGAMPPHLMGQWVTERRIRAEFEQLHLREKEEVRVEALERERILLERERNFLERERILLQREILQEQIRSLASGSRRTADQAPMAEVRAGAEVEMRAERTSRLASVSSVKPSSSASSPKSSSSCSVS encoded by the coding sequence ATGGAAGaaaaccctcctcctctcaaacATTACCTGACCTGCAGCGTGTGCACTGAGATCCTCAAGGACCCGGTGTCTCTGGGCTGTCACCACAGCTTCTGTTCCAGCTGTCTCCAGAACTTCTGGGCCCAAGCTGAGAACAAGAACTGTCCCGTCTGTAAGAGGAAATCCTCAAAGGATATAGCCGATAACTTTTCCCTCAAGGAGCTCGCTGACTCCTTCACTGGAAGACAGAGGTCAGGCCCCTCTGATGAGGCCCAGGTCAGAAGGAGCAGACAccaggagctgctggagaagtATGGGGCCATGCCTCCTCACCTCATGGGACAGTGGGTGACCGAGAGGCGGATCAGAGCAGAGTTTGAACAGCTTCacctgagagagaaagaggaggtcagagtggaggccctggagagggagaggatcctcctggagagggagaggaacttcctggagagggagaggatccTACTGCAGAGGGAGATCCTTCAGGAGCAGATCCGGTCTCTCGCCAGTGGAAGCAGACGGACAGCGGACCAGGCACCAATGGCGGAGGTCCGAGCAGGTGCTGAAGTAGAAATGAGGGCAGAGAGGACCTCCAGACTAGCCTCGGTGTCGTCTGTGAAGCCCTCATCCTCTGCCTCGTCGCCCAagtcctccagcagctgctcCGTCTCCTAA
- the LOC115559200 gene encoding membrane-spanning 4-domains subfamily A member 4D-like, translating to MSGSLAEGESLELRMENGERGEELASHKNEPTASEGLDKFQRLKPTILGAIEVVIGISMALTAVTYLAVDVDLDITSILFWGIFIYIPAGGLTIAADRKPTRAKVCAALGMNVLVALSTVAGSVLHFFASVLFAYPPCHLGCKHLRNTELFMLAASILLFIVSILVVSSAVAALCSSRKPSKENTVI from the exons ATGTCTGGGAGTCTTGCTGAAGGAGAAAGCCTTGAGTTGAGGATGGAGAACGGAGAGAGAGGCGAAGAATTGGCTTCTCACAAGAATGAGCCAACAGCCTCTGAGGGCCTCGACAAGTTCCAGCGATTGAAGCCCACAATACTCGGA GCGATTGAAGTGGTAATTGGGATCTCCATGGCACTGACCGCAGTTACGTATCTGGCTGTCGATGTCGACCTCGACATAACATCAATCCTCTTCTGGGGAATCTTCATC TACATCCCTGCTGGGGGTTTGACCATCGCTGCTGACAGGAAACCCACCAGGGCCAAG GTGTGCGCTGCGTTGGGGATGAATGTGCTGGTGGCTCTCTCGACCGTCGCTGGAAGTGTTCTTCATTTCTTTGCTAGTGTACTATTTGCGTACCCTCCCTGCCACCTTGGTTGTAAACATTTG AGAAATACTGAATTGTTCATGCTGGCAGCGTCCATCTTGCTGTTCATCGTCTCCATACTGGTTGTTTCCTCTGCAGTGGCTGCTCTGTGTTCCTCTAGAAAG CCGTCAAAAGAAAACACAGTAATCTAA